In Pan paniscus chromosome Y, NHGRI_mPanPan1-v2.0_pri, whole genome shotgun sequence, the sequence gaaagagagacagagcccTTTGAAAACCCTAATTTAAGTCATAGTGATCccatagataagaaaaaaaagaaaaaaggaaaaagaaagcaggacATTGGCCCTTTAGATACCCCAGCTCTAAACCTTTCCCATGCCAGGGCTAGGATGACATCTTTGGGTCTTTGCATTTTCTGGCATTTCTTCTTTTGTGGATGCCACTGCATTCTTCAGTGCCTGCAGAAGAGAAAGCTTGTGGTATGCCTGGTTCATCTAAAGATTTGCAGGGAGCTGTCACCTGTACCAGCACCTGACCTGCTTACCTCATCACAGATAACAGGCaaagctgtgtgcagtggctggacTCAACCAACACTCACTCATGCATCTGCCTCCATTCTGTGCCTGGTGCATCCATAGCAAAATGAAACCTAAACCCATAGTTTCAGCTGAGTGCAGCCTGTAAGATGGGTTTGTAAAATTAGAAAAGCAGGCTCAAGGGAACCTTGCACAAAGGTGCCATCATCCACAGAGATTCTTGGCTGGTGAAGTGACACCCTAGAGATCTTGTGACAAAGATGACATTCATCACCAGTGGCCAGTGGATTATTCAATTATGCCTTATGTAATGGAGCCTCGATAAAAACCAACAAGACAGGATTCATAGAGCTTTTGCATAACTGAGCACGTACAGTGTTCTAGAAAATTGAGTGCTCATAAAAAGAGGCACTGATAATTGTAAAGGTCATACAAAGTGTAGGGGTGTTTGTTTTGAAAGATGTTTCTGCCTTTAATAATGTGTCCAGAATTTTGACTTATTAACTAGAACATACACTAAAGTAACCTAAATCTGCACATTCCACACATTAGAACCTGGAGATTTCTACCAAAATCATTCCATAATTCACTAATGTGGTGTAACAAGTTTTACTTTAGAGCgataaagttttcttttgttaactGGGTAAGAACTAGAcatttacaaaggaaaagaaaatcaagtgaTATCTCACCACCAATTCTAGTCATGTGTTCAGTTTAGGAGAATGATCGTCAGTGGATTTTGTGCCATAAGTATTTATGCTAAAAGATAAGTCTCTTATAATTGTGTGTCTCTGAAGCGTTTGTGCCACTATAAAGCCAAGGGCACCATCTCTGATCGTTCTGTGTCTTTCTGGGAGGGAAGCTAAGGCTGCTTTATATCCCAATAGAGGTATTCTaggatataaaaataagaaaaaatcaacaTTATTACAGGATTCTCTGTCATAAACATCTAATAAAACACAACTCTGGTCTTATACATAGTAGTAGCCATAGATACATATTAGAGCTTGCAAGAAGAGTCTAGTACCCAACAGTCTGTTTTTATATTTGGGCTTAGGTGTGCATAAAATAATCACATTTGGGCAAAGAAGCTGTTTTGTTACTCCTTGTAAAGCTACAGTGCTTAAAAATGATGTGATAATTTAAATACATAGCTTGGACATTTCCAGTTCTGTTTCCAAGCCTTAGCTATGGGTGAAATTGTTTTGGGCTATGAAGATGGACTAGGGCATCTTGCAACTCATGATGCATTTGGTGCCCCTTAGTTCTTGTGTCCTGAGCAGACAGACTGACAATTAAAACtcatcaattttattttcaacataCTTTAACATGGATTCTATCCCTTGGGCTGAGCTCCAGATCTTCCTCAGCACCTCACACTCTCTCTCATTGGCCTGTTCCAACTCCAGCTTAATATTACAGCGAACCAGGGCCTTACATTCTTCCAGTACAATTGGATTGTAGGAGGCAAGCTCCTTAATTTGAATCATAACCTCTTGGGTGAAAGTTCCAGTCAAAAATACCTGAGAGACCAGGCCTTTGGTGCATGCCTCCCGTGCTGTCAGCTTTCGCCCAGCAATTAACATTTCATTGGCAGATGCTTTACCCATCATTTTGGGGAATGTAATAGAAGAACAGCCATCTGGACTCTGTCCAAAGGTCGTATAAGGCGTTTGGAACCAAGCCTTTTCATTAGCCCACACGAGATCACAGAGAGGCAGGATGGATGCACCTAGTCCAATGGCAGGGCCATTGACTGATACAACAATAGgctttttaaattgaataaaagTTTTCACAAAGTTCTTGATGGTGTCCACCATTTCAAGGCTTGCTCTGTTTCTGTCATTCCTTAAGTGCTTCACAAAGTACCCAAAATCAAGACCGCAGCAAAAGACACTTCCAGCTGCACTGAACAGCACGAGCTTGCTGTCATCTGCAGCAGCGCTATTCAGAGCATTAACCATTTCTTTAATTACTTCTGTATTCAGTGCATTTTTTTCTGTCGATCTAGTTGATAGCACTATCTGGGTGAATCCATCCTCTTTCTTCACTACAATGTCTCTGTATGTGCTGGCACTTTCTGTTAGCCTTATGGTGAAGTGCATCTTCTTGATAAAAGGCTGGTCTCTGCTGTCATCAGTCATATTTCTTTGCCCACCTTTCACTCTTGGAACTGAGGTATGCATGTCTGTTGTCCCATTGGCTGCTAATGGGTCTATTAATACCACTATACCCTTTTGGGTAGCTGAACCTGTGGCCATGGAAGCAGTACCTGAGCCAGACATCTGCGACATTAGTGGGTGTATCTGAGTCTTGTTCTGTATTCCAGTCTGTTCTGCACCAGGACGTGACAAAGGGTCCCGGAGGAGTTTCCCTTCTGTCACCTTGAAGACCACCGTGTCCTGCTGATCTGCTGCAATAGGGTCCAGTTTCTCAAGCTTCTGAAAGCCACTCACAGTTTTCTTGTGGTCAAAGGGGCTGTCAGGTGCAAGGGTCTCGATAGTTGAATTTATTATCTCCATATTCTTTGTGTCAGAGAGAATTGAAGCTGCCTTTCTCCTAACGTTCTTGCTGGCAGCAAATAACTTGCGGTTTTTGGACCTGTGGTGTTTATCAGTCACTAGCGTTTTAGGAGAGTTCTTAGAATAGTTTGCTTTTGTAGATCTGGAAGTTCCTCTTCTGGCATTGTTTGAAAAAATTCTACTGGTTGTAGTCCATGtcagttttttctgtttttcagcctGTCGTCTATTAAAATCATGTACACATTTTTCACACTTCATGAGGTGCTGCTCTGGTTCCCAAGTGTCATCCTGTTTGTCATAACCTTTCCACCGAACCAAATACTGTGTATTCCCCTTTTTATCCTGTCTTTTGTCAACAATAGCttcaacctcaaactcctgggaagCCATGAGGAAAGACACGGGATTGGAACAGTTGCTGTGCCACCTTTGTTTCAGTTGCGTCTCCACATAGACACTTCTTTCTGCCTCCAGCTCTTCACCAGGTTCTGTGTATGGATGAACCTCTTCTATTTTGTCACCACTGGTGTAGTGAAAATTGTGCGAAATAGCAGCTATGCCATGTGCCTGAACCTCTCCACACTTACTGCCCGGTGGGACAGCTTGGGCTTTGTCTCATGGTGCATGACAGCTTGCTCAGTAGCCTCAGGTGAGAGTAGCTAAATCCACAGCCCCAACCCTCTGGTGTAGTACAGAAAGCTTTCTTCCTGCCTGTTACTcctttgtgtttctttgtttaaTTGTGGTTGCTATGACGATTATATGGAACATTCTAAcgttataacatttttaaagttacacTAGCTTACCTTCAGTAACATACAAAGCCTTTACTCCTGTATAATGTACCTCCATTATTTCACTTACTGAGTTCTCAAAATTATACCTTTATTGATTTTATGTCAAAAACACAAATTAGTGGtagtttttttattaaatatatttgtgttttaagttaTGTGGGAACAAATTGTGGAGGTGCACATTGttaattgttctttttgttttgttttgttttgttttgttatggagtctcgccctgtcaaccaggctggagtgcagtggtgcaatcttggctcactacaagctccgcctcccggattcacgccattctcctgtctcagcctcgcaagtagctgagactacaggcacctgccacctggccaggtgaattttttgtatttttagtagagacggggtttcaccgtgttagccaggattgtctcgatctcctgaactcgtgatccacgcacctcagcctcccaaaatgctgggattacaggcgtgagccactgcgcccggccaaattttttATCTTACATATTTGTTCATGTATTTATCTTTACGTTAATCTTTGTTTGTTCATACTGCTTTTGAGTGTCTGTCCATTCTACCCTGAAGTACTCCATAAGACATTTCTTAAAGGGTAGTCTACTTGTAAAAGGTGCCAGTTTTTATATGAGAATGTCATAATTTGTCCCTCACCTTTGATGGACAGTTTGGTGGGTCATAATGTTTAGGCTTGACAGTTTTTTCTGACATCACTTGCAATATATTAGGCTACCGCTTTCTATCGTTTTAGTTTTCAGATAAGAAATCTACTGCTTTTCAGTGGTTATTCAGATAAGCGATCCACTGGTTATTTTTAGGGTCCCTTTTACATGACTAGCTACTTCCCCTGCTTCCCTTGAAAATCTTCAAGattctctttgtatttattttagacagtTTAATTATCAGGTAAGTTTGAGTTTGTTTCTTTGAGTTTTTGTTACTTGGAGTCTGTTGAGCTCCTTGGGTACTTACTTATTGTCTTAAATTGTTGCATTCTTTATGACTATGTTGTTAAATAGTATCCACGATTTTTTGTCTCTTCCTTGGAACTTCCAAAATGCATATGTATGGCTGCTTGATGGTGTCCCTCAGGTTTCTAGGCTGTATAAATCTGCCTTGCCCCTTTTCAGACTCCACTGGTGACCACTATATGGTTGACTGACCCCAAGGGTGTGTATCACAGTGTGGGGACAGTGTGTCAGTTGGTCTCGCAAGGCTGATGCGTCCCAGAGCTCAATTCCCAGACTTCAATCATTGCAGTCTCATTAGTGCACTACGATCTAGAAATCTCTAACTGTGAGGTATCACACAGAGTTCTTTGTCTCATGGCCAAGAAAATTAAGGAGGATGGATGCAAAAAGGTTGAATCAAAACTTTTATAAGTGAAAGTTAAAAACTCTTCACATTGGGGGGTGAAATGTGAGTGGTTTACCTACCATGAGGCTGTGCTTTACGGTTTCTAAGGGCAGAGAAGTAAAGAAATGTGCTTAGTGTTCTTGGAGTAGGCGTTATTTGGCTTGGCCCTGAAACTTGGCCTTGGATTCATCTGGAGCTGAAGTGATGATTTGTAGAAGCTACAAGGCTCAGCCTTGGAACTTGGCCCTGGACCAAGAAGGAGCTGAAGTGACAGCTTGGCCTGAGACCTTGGCCTGGGATCAATCAAGGGATGAAGTAATGTCTCATGGCCACAATAATTAAGGAGGCTGGATGATGCAAAGTTCAAGTAGGAACTAAAGTAACACAACAGCCATCTGGACTCCGTCCAGATGTCATATAAGGGGTTTGGAACCAAGGCTTTTCATTAGCtcagaagaaatcacaaagaggCAGTGTGGATGCACCTATTCCGAAGGATGGGCCACTGACTGATACAaaaataggcttttaaaattgaTTGAAAGTATTCACAAAGTTCTTGATGGTGTTCACCATCTCAAGGCTTGTTCTGTTTCTGTCCTTCCTTAAATACTTCAGAAAGTACCCCAAATCGAGACCACAGCAAAAGACACTTCCAGCTGCACTGAACAGCACAAGCTTGCTGCCACCCACAGCAGCCCTATTCAGAGCATTAACCATTGCTTTAATTACTTCTATATTCAGTACATTTTTTATGTCGATCTAGTTTATAGCCACATCTGGGTGAATCTGTCCTCTTTCTTCACTGCAATATCTCTGTATGTGCTGGCACTTTCTGCTAGGCCCATGATGAGGTACATCTTCTGGATAAAAAGCTGGTCTCTGCCACCATCAGTAACATTTCTTTGCCCAACTTTCACTCTTGCAACTAATGTATGCACACCTGTTTTTCCATTGGCTGCCGATTGGCCCACTAATACCACTATACCTTTTTTGGTAGCTGAGTCTGCAGCCGTGGAAGCCGTAACTGAGCCAGACCTCTGAGAAAATAGTGGGTGAATCTGAGTCTTGCTCTCTATTCCACAATGTCCTGCCCTGGGATCTGATAAAGCCCTGAtgatcttcccttcctcctccttgaaGACCACTGTATCCTGCTGATCTGCTGCAATAGGGTCCAGATTCTAGAGTTCCTGAATGCTACTCACTGTGTTCTTGTTGTTAAAAGGGTTGTAAGGGGCACGTGTCTTTCTTGATAGTTGAACACAGTAGCTCCATATTCTTTGGGTCGGACAGAGGTGACCCTGGATTACTGCTAACATTCTGGCTGGCAGAACATAACTGGCTGCTTTTGAATTTGTGGTATTGGCCAGACACTAGCGTTTTAGGAGTACTCTTAGAAAAGTTGGGCTTGGTAGATGTAGAAGTTCATCTTCTGGTATTGTTTGAAAAAGTTCTAGTTGTTTTGGTCCATGCcacttttttacttttctgtttttcagtctGTCATCTGTtaaagtcatatatatatttttgactgGTGCTGCTCTGGTTCCCAAGTGTCATACTGTTTCTTTTAACCTTGCCAACAccaaacatttttgttgttgttgttgttgttttgttttgtttttttttttgtttttgttttttagacaaagtcttgagctaccacccaggcaggagtacagtggcacaattgcacaatctcagctcactgcaacctccacctcctgggttcatgcgattctcctgcctcagcctcccgggtagctgagattacaggggcctgctaccacgcctggctaactttatgatttttagtagaaagaggttttcactgtattagccagaatggtctccatctcctgaactcgtaatctgcccgcctcaaccttgcaaagtgctgggactacaggcatgagccactgtgcctggcctctgtctttccatttttgtctCATCTTTTGTCAACAATAGTttcaacctcaaactcctggaaagCCAGGAAGAAAGACACAGGATTGGAGCCGTTGCTGTGCCAAATTTGTTCCATTTGCATCTCCACATAGCCACTTCTTTCTGCCTCCAGTTCTTTACCAGGTTCTGCGTATGGATGAGCCTATTCTATTTCATCACCACTGATGTAGTGAAAATTGTTTGAAATAGCAGCTATGCTATGGGCTTTAGGCTCTCCACACTTACGCCCTGCTGGGACAGCTTGGGCTTTGTCTCATGCTGCATGATAGCTGGCTTAGTAGCCAGCTATCACTTAGTAGCCTCAAGTGAGAGTAGCTAACTCCACATCTCTTACTCTCTGGTGTAGTACAGAAAGCTTTCTACCTGTCTGTTActcgttttcttttttaattgtcatTGATACTGTGATTACATTGAATATTCTAAAGGTATTCCACTTTTAAAGTTCTACTAGCTGACTTTCAATAACACGCAAATCCCTTAACCCTGTATAACTGCACCCCCATGATTTCCTTATTGAGTTCTCAAAATCATACCTTTATGCATTGTATGTCAAAAACGCAAGTTAGTGatagtatttttattaaatatatttgtgttttaaattgcATGGGGAACACATTGTGGAGGTGTACACTGTTattctttatgttttataatagcttatatatttatctttaccttaatatatattcattcatactGCTCTTTATTATCTGTTCATTTTACCATGAAGTATCCCataaggcattttttaaaaagatagtctACCGGTAAAATGTCCCAGCTTTTATCTGGAAATGTCAtaatttctccctcacttataAGGGACAATGTTTTGAACATAAGATTTCTGTTCAAAAGTTTTTTCTCACATCATTTGGAATATGTTAATCTATTGCTTTCTGTCCTCTGAGTTTTCAGATAAGATATCTGCTGATCATTTTTGAGGGTTACTAGCCAGTAACATAACTAGCCACTTCTTTTGTTGATTTCAggattttctctgtctttcttttgaAGAGCTTAATTATCATATAATCTGAGCTTGTTTATTTGAGTTTCTCTTACTTGGAGTTTGTTGCCTTTGACATTCTTAAACATTATTGT encodes:
- the LOC129395566 gene encoding testis-specific chromodomain protein Y 1 — translated: MASQEFEVEAIVDKRQDKKGNTQYLVRWKGYDKQDDTWEPEQHLMKCEKCVHDFNRRQAEKQKKLTWTTTSRIFSNNARRGTSRSTKANYSKNSPKTLVTDKHHRSKNRKLFAASKNVRRKAASILSDTKNMEIINSTIETLAPDSPFDHKKTVSGFQKLEKLDPIAADQQDTVVFKVTEGKLLRDPLSRPGAEQTGIQNKTQIHPLMSQMSGSGTASMATGSATQKGIVVLIDPLAANGTTDMHTSVPRVKGGQRNMTDDSRDQPFIKKMHFTIRLTESASTYRDIVVKKEDGFTQIVLSTRSTEKNALNTEVIKEMVNALNSAAADDSKLVLFSAAGSVFCCGLDFGYFVKHLRNDRNRASLEMVDTIKNFVKTFIQFKKPIVVSVNGPAIGLGASILPLCDLVWANEKAWFQTPYTTFGQSPDGCSSITFPKMMGKASANEMLIAGRKLTAREACTKGLVSQVFLTGTFTQEVMIQIKELASYNPIVLEECKALVRCNIKLELEQANERECEVLRKIWSSAQGIESMLKIPLLGYKAALASLPERHRTIRDGALGFIVAQTLQRHTIIRDLSFSINTYGTKSTDDHSPKLNT